From one Zhongshania sp. R06B22 genomic stretch:
- the eda gene encoding bifunctional 4-hydroxy-2-oxoglutarate aldolase/2-dehydro-3-deoxy-phosphogluconate aldolase, with product MNDALRILQRAAPVMPVAHFHSLEHAQACAELFAEAKVPTVEVTLRHPQAWQMVKIFKDTMPLAKIGVGTVVNRRQMLRAADEADFVISPGFSAELSILARKTLTPYIPGIATATELMAAMKEEHSVFKCFPAAAVGGVALLKALSAPFPDVTFCPTGGISLANYQAYLALESVACVGGSWIVPSEEELQKDRDSFLAMLKDLYKS from the coding sequence GCAACGCGCTGCGCCGGTAATGCCGGTGGCCCATTTCCATTCTTTGGAGCATGCGCAGGCCTGCGCTGAATTATTTGCAGAAGCTAAAGTGCCAACGGTAGAAGTGACCCTTCGGCATCCGCAAGCATGGCAGATGGTGAAAATTTTTAAAGACACTATGCCGCTGGCAAAAATTGGTGTCGGCACCGTGGTGAATCGCCGCCAAATGCTCCGAGCCGCCGATGAAGCTGATTTTGTGATCAGTCCCGGTTTTTCTGCCGAGCTGTCAATCTTAGCCAGAAAAACTTTAACGCCCTATATTCCCGGTATTGCTACCGCCACTGAATTGATGGCCGCCATGAAAGAGGAGCACAGTGTTTTTAAGTGTTTCCCCGCTGCTGCCGTCGGTGGTGTTGCCTTGTTGAAAGCCCTGTCTGCACCTTTTCCCGATGTCACATTTTGTCCAACGGGTGGTATTTCTCTGGCTAATTATCAGGCCTACTTGGCGCTTGAGTCGGTGGCCTGCGTGGGGGGGAGTTGGATTGTGCCTAGCGAGGAGGAGCTGCAAAAAGACCGTGACAGTTTTTTGGCCATGCTCAAAGACTTATACAAGTCTTAA
- the edd gene encoding phosphogluconate dehydratase produces MTSSSKTPLHSVIASVTERIRVRSIASRNAYLKKCQSMRRKGTQRGQLSCSNLAHGFAACNDDDKALIRLEEAANIAIVSAYNDMLSAHKPLEYYPDLIREAVSELGCTAQFAGGTPAMCDGVTQGAEGMELSLFSRDTIAMSTAIALTHNMFDAVLCLGVCDKIVPGLLIGALSFGHLPLIMIPAGPMSTGLSNDEKARIRQLYAEGKVGREALLDAEASAYHGEGTCTFYGTANSNQMLMEAMGLHVPGTAFVPPNGPLREQLTRTAAQQVCKITSLTPNYTPLCDVVDERSLVNAIVTLLATGGSTNHSIHWIAIARAAGIIIDWQDFSELSEATPLLCRIYPNGTADINHFHAAGGTGFVIAELLAAGLLHADVNTVWGKGLHHYIQAPTLAGGSLHWQKSPSISADREVLRPVTEPFDPHGGMKLLTGQLGRSIIKVSAVKPEHRYVKAPAIVFDTQETLKEAFDSGELERDFIAVVRFQGPKANGMPELHKMTPYLGILQERGFKVALVTDGRMSGASGKIPAAIHLYPEAIAGGPIAKIQNGDMLVLDTDKEILEILISADELAQRQPARSEPAANSDNYGRDLFAGLRANVGTAEEGAATFL; encoded by the coding sequence ATGACTTCAAGCTCTAAAACACCTTTGCATTCCGTTATTGCCAGTGTGACTGAACGCATCCGTGTTCGCAGTATTGCGAGCCGCAATGCCTACCTAAAAAAATGTCAAAGTATGCGCCGTAAAGGCACTCAGCGCGGACAGCTCTCATGCAGTAATTTGGCTCATGGTTTTGCCGCCTGTAACGACGACGACAAAGCACTAATTCGCCTAGAAGAAGCTGCAAATATCGCCATCGTCAGCGCTTACAACGACATGCTGTCGGCCCACAAGCCTCTGGAATACTATCCAGACCTTATTCGCGAAGCAGTATCGGAATTAGGCTGTACTGCCCAATTCGCCGGGGGAACGCCCGCCATGTGTGACGGCGTTACCCAGGGTGCCGAAGGCATGGAATTAAGCTTGTTCAGCCGAGACACAATTGCGATGAGCACTGCCATCGCTCTGACACACAATATGTTCGACGCCGTTTTATGCTTAGGAGTCTGCGATAAAATCGTGCCCGGCTTATTAATTGGCGCCTTAAGCTTTGGCCACCTTCCCCTCATTATGATTCCAGCAGGGCCTATGTCGACCGGCCTAAGCAACGATGAAAAAGCACGTATTCGGCAACTCTATGCTGAGGGCAAAGTCGGGCGAGAAGCACTATTAGATGCCGAAGCCAGCGCCTATCACGGCGAGGGAACATGTACTTTTTACGGCACCGCGAATAGCAATCAAATGTTGATGGAGGCTATGGGTTTACATGTGCCAGGCACGGCGTTTGTCCCGCCGAACGGGCCATTACGGGAGCAGCTAACACGCACCGCCGCTCAGCAAGTATGCAAAATTACCTCGCTCACCCCAAATTACACGCCGCTATGCGATGTCGTAGATGAACGCAGTTTAGTGAATGCCATTGTCACCTTGTTGGCCACTGGCGGTTCAACAAACCACAGCATTCACTGGATCGCCATTGCGCGTGCGGCGGGAATTATTATCGACTGGCAGGATTTTTCCGAACTGTCCGAGGCCACCCCCCTGCTCTGCCGAATCTACCCAAATGGCACCGCCGATATCAATCACTTTCATGCCGCTGGCGGCACCGGTTTTGTTATCGCTGAATTACTCGCGGCCGGTTTACTCCACGCTGACGTCAATACCGTGTGGGGCAAAGGCCTACACCATTACATCCAAGCGCCGACGCTAGCGGGCGGCAGCTTACACTGGCAAAAAAGCCCCTCCATCAGCGCAGATCGTGAGGTGCTGCGACCGGTCACTGAACCCTTTGATCCTCACGGCGGCATGAAATTACTCACAGGACAGCTCGGACGCAGTATTATTAAAGTCTCAGCGGTCAAGCCCGAGCACCGATATGTAAAAGCGCCAGCCATCGTTTTTGATACCCAAGAAACGCTAAAAGAAGCCTTTGACTCTGGGGAATTGGAGCGCGACTTTATCGCCGTCGTTCGCTTTCAGGGCCCCAAAGCGAACGGCATGCCGGAGCTTCATAAAATGACTCCGTATCTTGGTATTTTGCAGGAACGCGGATTTAAAGTGGCACTGGTGACTGACGGGCGTATGTCTGGCGCCTCTGGTAAAATACCGGCCGCTATACATCTTTATCCGGAGGCTATTGCCGGCGGCCCGATCGCAAAAATTCAAAACGGTGACATGCTAGTTCTCGACACCGACAAAGAAATATTAGAGATCTTAATATCTGCCGATGAATTAGCGCAGCGTCAGCCCGCAAGGTCTGAGCCCGCAGCCAACAGTGATAATTATGGCCGCGATCTGTTTGCCGGTCTACGAGCTAACGTAGGTACCGCAGAGGAAGGTGCTGCCACCTTCCTATAG
- the pgl gene encoding 6-phosphogluconolactonase — MSNKPTLILLPNRDELDQLLSDNIAKTLNTAVHNHGQACMAVSGGSTPQKMLSLLGQASIDWPAIHTLLVDERWLPKDHTNSNEAMLRKTLLKGAAAACQYLPLKNSAETPDDGQYQLEEQLDTLAWPLSVVHLGMGDDGHTASWFHDSPEYPRLCAAHSQHCFAVHPGAAPYARITLSPNAVFSSEKIVIHITGKAKRDILENALGKYADYPISMVLHQQQVPVDIYWAP, encoded by the coding sequence ATGAGTAATAAACCCACTCTCATATTGCTGCCTAATCGCGATGAGCTGGACCAGCTGCTTAGCGACAACATTGCAAAGACACTTAATACCGCAGTGCATAATCATGGGCAAGCATGCATGGCTGTCTCTGGCGGCTCAACGCCCCAAAAAATGCTGAGCCTACTAGGCCAAGCCTCTATCGATTGGCCCGCCATACACACACTATTGGTAGACGAACGCTGGTTACCCAAGGATCACACCAACAGCAATGAAGCCATGCTTAGGAAAACATTATTGAAAGGAGCCGCCGCCGCGTGCCAATATCTGCCGCTGAAAAATAGTGCTGAAACACCTGACGATGGCCAATACCAGCTAGAAGAACAACTGGACACCTTGGCCTGGCCGCTAAGTGTTGTTCATCTAGGTATGGGCGACGACGGCCACACTGCATCTTGGTTTCACGACTCCCCAGAGTACCCAAGATTATGCGCCGCACACTCCCAGCATTGTTTTGCGGTACACCCCGGCGCAGCGCCATACGCAAGAATCACGCTATCTCCAAATGCCGTATTTAGCAGTGAGAAAATTGTGATCCACATTACCGGCAAAGCCAAGCGCGACATCCTGGAAAATGCCTTGGGAAAATACGCCGACTACCCTATTTCTATGGTCTTGCATCAGCAGCAAGTACCCGTCGACATCTATTGGGCACCGTAA
- the zwf gene encoding glucose-6-phosphate dehydrogenase, which yields MTSNQSSQLVIFGGTGDLALRKLQPALYKLQREGLLDDVCAIIALGRGDSSDEEYRQLIKEKMREFLPAHFWDEQHWQAFSAKLHFISLDVNTLKDYHCLADAIHRHPNSAVTFYLATSSTLYTSICRNLHSIGIVNTDSRVVLEKPLGHDLASCTEINHEVLQVFPEGNIFRIDHYLGKETVQNLLVLRFGNALFGPLWNSQYIDNIQITVAEDIGVEGRGDFYAKTGALRDMVQNHILQLLCLVAMEPPANLRADTIRDEKVKVLQALRPITADNVKAKTVRGQYTAGAVNAAPVAAFLDETGFEDSEYTETFVALQADVHNWRWEGTPFYLRTGKRLARRYSEIIVELKKHPFSLFEGDPNDLPNKLVIRLQPEENITLYKVNKKPGLGRQLKLEQVELNLDADLHDELQAHEAYERLLLDVLEGDQTLFMRRDEVEACWAWVDSIIDAWQNAGIKPKSYAAGTMGPNASLALPEKHGRSWHE from the coding sequence ATGACCAGTAATCAATCCTCACAACTTGTTATCTTTGGTGGCACAGGCGACCTCGCACTACGAAAACTGCAACCAGCCTTGTATAAACTGCAACGCGAAGGACTGCTGGACGATGTGTGTGCCATTATTGCATTAGGTCGCGGCGACAGCAGCGATGAAGAGTATCGGCAGCTTATAAAAGAAAAAATGCGCGAGTTCCTTCCTGCCCACTTTTGGGATGAGCAACATTGGCAGGCATTCTCGGCAAAGCTTCATTTTATCAGCCTGGACGTAAACACTCTTAAGGACTATCACTGCCTAGCCGACGCCATTCATCGGCATCCGAATAGCGCGGTGACATTTTACTTGGCCACCTCTTCCACCCTGTACACCAGTATTTGTCGAAATCTTCATAGTATTGGTATTGTGAATACAGATTCGCGGGTAGTACTAGAAAAGCCATTGGGGCACGATCTCGCCAGTTGCACGGAGATCAATCACGAGGTTTTACAAGTTTTCCCCGAGGGTAATATTTTCCGTATTGATCATTATCTGGGAAAAGAAACCGTTCAAAATCTATTGGTCTTACGCTTTGGCAACGCCTTATTTGGGCCGCTGTGGAATAGCCAATATATCGACAATATTCAAATCACCGTGGCAGAAGATATTGGTGTTGAGGGCCGCGGCGACTTCTATGCCAAAACTGGCGCACTGCGCGACATGGTCCAAAATCACATCTTACAGCTACTGTGTTTAGTCGCCATGGAGCCACCGGCCAATTTACGCGCAGACACTATTCGTGATGAGAAAGTAAAAGTGCTGCAAGCCCTGCGTCCAATCACCGCTGACAATGTCAAAGCGAAAACAGTGCGCGGTCAATATACCGCCGGCGCGGTAAATGCGGCGCCCGTAGCCGCATTTTTAGATGAAACCGGTTTTGAAGACAGCGAGTACACCGAAACGTTTGTCGCCTTACAAGCGGATGTGCACAATTGGCGCTGGGAAGGTACGCCATTCTATCTACGCACCGGTAAACGCCTCGCTCGGCGGTACTCAGAAATTATTGTTGAGTTAAAGAAACACCCCTTCAGCTTATTCGAAGGCGACCCCAATGACCTACCCAATAAATTGGTGATACGGCTGCAGCCAGAGGAAAATATTACCCTCTACAAAGTTAACAAAAAGCCCGGCCTTGGCAGACAACTAAAACTAGAGCAGGTCGAATTAAACCTTGATGCAGACTTACACGACGAACTGCAGGCGCATGAAGCCTACGAACGACTATTACTTGACGTGCTCGAAGGCGACCAGACCCTATTTATGCGCCGAGATGAAGTAGAGGCGTGTTGGGCATGGGTGGACAGTATTATTGACGCATGGCAAAACGCCGGTATTAAACCAAAATCATACGCCGCCGGTACCATGGGACCCAATGCCTCACTGGCCTTACCAGAGAAACATGGGAGGAGCTGGCATGAGTAA
- a CDS encoding GNAT family N-acetyltransferase: MGIRKAISKDSVQIAPLIFSSGPVTFDYIFSTRHGPAVVDFLKIEFAESQTMFSHRHHHVYERDGNVVGSIGSFDAPSHSATFLGNARAIFCNYGLRGVLKGLLFELRLMKAPRKGCLYLFHVAVREDCRGQGIAAQMINFMMAKGREGGYRCLSLDVAEKNTNALRLYQQLGFEVVNRNKTYNSVLDNHLYMELDLAAANDHS, from the coding sequence ATGGGTATACGTAAGGCAATAAGTAAGGACAGCGTGCAGATAGCGCCACTGATATTCTCTTCTGGCCCGGTGACGTTTGACTATATTTTCAGCACTAGACACGGCCCAGCAGTCGTCGATTTTTTGAAAATTGAATTCGCCGAGAGCCAAACGATGTTCAGTCATCGCCATCACCACGTCTACGAGCGCGACGGCAATGTCGTTGGCAGTATTGGTAGTTTTGACGCGCCCAGCCATAGTGCAACGTTTTTGGGGAATGCCCGCGCTATTTTTTGCAACTATGGACTACGAGGCGTTTTAAAAGGTCTGCTATTTGAGCTTCGCTTAATGAAAGCGCCGCGCAAGGGGTGTTTGTATCTTTTTCATGTTGCCGTGCGGGAAGATTGTCGAGGTCAGGGTATTGCGGCACAAATGATTAATTTTATGATGGCCAAGGGGCGCGAGGGGGGCTATCGCTGTCTTAGTTTGGATGTTGCTGAGAAGAACACCAATGCATTGCGTTTGTACCAGCAGTTGGGGTTTGAGGTAGTAAATAGAAACAAGACTTATAACTCGGTGCTAGATAATCATCTCTATATGGAATTAGATTTAGCAGCGGCGAATGATCATAGCTAG
- a CDS encoding flagella synthesis protein FlgN, producing the protein MTELSDVIQHIHSHACELESVLLSEASNLKRADSAENIEAIAIQKMDLVQALDQLALRRRQLIDDSSDGDQYDRDPVWQDALAILSRCQMLNNQAGADITVQSRYKQRALEILGTPHAETQLYSASGAAQFAGPKQALGKA; encoded by the coding sequence ATGACTGAACTTAGTGATGTAATTCAACACATTCACAGCCATGCCTGTGAACTTGAGTCCGTACTGCTTAGCGAAGCAAGCAATCTGAAACGCGCGGACTCCGCTGAAAACATTGAAGCCATCGCCATCCAGAAAATGGACCTAGTGCAAGCCCTCGATCAACTTGCCCTGCGTCGCCGGCAACTAATAGACGACTCCAGCGATGGCGATCAATATGACAGAGATCCTGTTTGGCAAGACGCTCTTGCCATTCTTTCACGCTGTCAAATGTTAAACAATCAAGCCGGCGCAGATATCACTGTGCAATCTCGATACAAACAACGCGCTCTTGAAATACTTGGCACTCCACACGCAGAGACCCAGCTCTATAGTGCCAGCGGAGCGGCGCAATTTGCAGGCCCAAAGCAGGCGCTGGGAAAAGCCTAG
- the flgM gene encoding flagellar biosynthesis anti-sigma factor FlgM gives MIDRLDGSSLGQLRKLESGSAGGSKSEGVGASTAAAANNKASSTAETPLMERTRTQVNNSDGIDRQKVDAIKTAIRNGEFNIDASKVAEAMVNMEALTGA, from the coding sequence ATGATCGACCGATTAGATGGCTCTTCACTGGGCCAGCTCCGCAAGTTAGAGAGCGGCAGCGCTGGCGGTAGTAAATCTGAAGGTGTCGGCGCGAGCACCGCTGCGGCAGCTAATAACAAGGCATCATCTACTGCGGAGACGCCACTTATGGAGCGCACCCGCACGCAAGTGAATAATAGTGATGGTATTGACCGTCAAAAAGTAGATGCCATTAAGACTGCTATTCGCAATGGCGAGTTTAATATCGATGCCAGCAAAGTAGCGGAAGCCATGGTAAATATGGAAGCACTGACAGGCGCCTGA
- the flgA gene encoding flagellar basal body P-ring formation chaperone FlgA — MKKQGHYCALLLIGMLLATASQPLIASATESHTRIADTARAYIAERHPWQQMTTKITVQSLDPRTKLRQCPVKLEAFLSAGAKVKRRTTVGIRCNSNKPWKIYLPVTVEAFAKVMVARHPIAPNTEISERDISWSQRDISALGYGYLRSLGDRGGYRSRRSIAQGAVLTPNMVEASSIVSKGQRVQLNSKAGAVNVSMMGIAMESGALGARILVKNLNSGKRLEGVVESENVVRLN; from the coding sequence ATGAAAAAACAAGGACATTACTGCGCACTACTGCTAATCGGCATGCTACTCGCTACGGCGAGCCAGCCGCTTATTGCTAGCGCGACAGAAAGTCACACACGCATCGCTGACACCGCTCGCGCCTATATTGCAGAGCGTCACCCTTGGCAACAGATGACGACCAAGATTACCGTTCAATCTTTAGACCCTCGTACCAAGCTCAGGCAATGCCCAGTAAAACTTGAGGCATTTTTATCTGCGGGAGCAAAAGTAAAACGTCGGACCACCGTGGGTATTCGTTGCAACAGCAATAAACCCTGGAAAATATACTTGCCAGTAACGGTCGAGGCTTTTGCAAAAGTGATGGTGGCTCGCCATCCCATCGCCCCTAATACTGAGATTAGCGAGCGCGATATTAGCTGGAGTCAACGTGATATCTCTGCACTGGGATATGGGTATTTACGATCCTTGGGTGATCGCGGTGGCTATCGCAGCCGGCGCAGTATTGCGCAGGGCGCAGTACTCACTCCTAATATGGTTGAGGCCAGTAGTATTGTTAGTAAAGGACAGCGCGTGCAGTTAAATTCCAAGGCCGGAGCAGTCAATGTGAGCATGATGGGTATTGCCATGGAGAGTGGCGCCCTGGGGGCACGAATATTGGTAAAAAACCTCAACTCTGGCAAGCGCCTAGAGGGTGTGGTGGAATCAGAAAATGTTGTACGACTTAATTAA
- the flgB gene encoding flagellar basal body rod protein FlgB, with protein MAINFDKALGIHDQALQVRQRRNEVLATNIANADTPGYKAQDIDFKAVLSQSAAAGGHSQLAMRTTNSGHIQAASGVSAESLPMDLKYRVPSQPSEDGNTVDMNIEQAEFADNAMRYQATLSFLGSRFSGLKSILQGGR; from the coding sequence ATGGCTATTAACTTTGATAAAGCATTAGGGATACACGATCAGGCATTGCAAGTGCGCCAGCGGCGCAATGAAGTGCTTGCTACCAATATAGCGAATGCTGATACCCCTGGCTACAAAGCACAAGACATCGACTTTAAAGCAGTCTTGTCACAGTCTGCGGCAGCTGGAGGTCACTCGCAACTAGCGATGCGCACTACCAATAGTGGACACATACAAGCAGCTTCAGGTGTCAGTGCGGAAAGTTTGCCGATGGATCTTAAGTACCGAGTGCCCAGCCAGCCATCGGAAGATGGCAATACCGTCGATATGAATATTGAACAGGCTGAATTTGCCGACAATGCCATGCGCTACCAAGCTACATTGTCGTTCTTAGGCAGCCGTTTCAGCGGATTAAAATCTATTTTGCAAGGAGGTCGCTAA
- the flgC gene encoding flagellar basal body rod protein FlgC → MANPLSIAASAMNAQMLRLNTVASNMANADTVSGTEEGAYRSRQPVFATMMDQQREVIGVAVTGVVESDAPVTKRYEPGHPQADAEGYIYSSNVNTMEEMANMMSASRAYQNNAEVFSTTKTLMLRALQLGQQ, encoded by the coding sequence ATGGCTAATCCATTGAGTATCGCCGCATCAGCAATGAATGCGCAAATGCTTAGGCTTAACACCGTCGCCAGTAATATGGCGAACGCTGATACCGTGAGCGGCACAGAAGAGGGCGCATATCGTTCTCGCCAACCGGTATTTGCAACCATGATGGATCAGCAGCGTGAAGTTATTGGTGTTGCGGTCACCGGTGTTGTTGAAAGTGACGCGCCAGTAACTAAACGTTATGAGCCTGGACACCCACAAGCCGATGCGGAGGGTTATATCTATAGCTCGAACGTCAATACGATGGAAGAAATGGCGAATATGATGTCTGCATCACGGGCTTATCAAAATAATGCAGAAGTTTTCTCAACCACTAAAACCTTGATGCTGCGAGCCTTGCAGTTAGGCCAACAGTAG
- a CDS encoding flagellar hook assembly protein FlgD: MELRTLEELQLQTSASKTKKDASSLDQNDFMKLMLQQLKSQDPLNPADNTEFISQMAQLTSVSGISEMNENLAGLTKSLYSAQLLDASSLIGKDVLLETEFAALPSGGSVQGQVNLATSTTALDIEIVAPSGEVIGKVPLGPQRAGTVPFEWNGVGLNGERMPPGTYQIRANYLNGNTLEAAATEVRSEVMSVSVPAGGGTPQVQVQGVGTVSMSQILEIS, from the coding sequence ATGGAACTTCGCACTTTAGAAGAGCTGCAATTGCAGACCTCAGCGAGTAAGACCAAGAAAGATGCGTCTTCGCTAGATCAGAATGACTTTATGAAACTTATGCTTCAGCAACTTAAGAGCCAGGACCCGCTTAATCCGGCAGATAATACCGAATTCATTAGCCAAATGGCGCAGCTGACCTCGGTGAGTGGTATTAGTGAAATGAACGAAAACTTGGCTGGATTAACGAAGTCATTGTATTCGGCTCAATTGCTAGATGCCTCATCATTAATTGGCAAGGACGTGTTGCTAGAGACCGAATTTGCAGCGCTGCCCTCAGGTGGCAGTGTGCAGGGGCAGGTAAATTTGGCCACCAGTACCACGGCCTTAGATATAGAAATTGTTGCGCCCAGTGGCGAGGTTATCGGCAAAGTACCTCTGGGTCCGCAGCGCGCTGGAACCGTTCCGTTTGAATGGAATGGTGTTGGTCTCAATGGTGAGCGCATGCCACCCGGTACTTATCAGATTCGCGCCAACTATTTGAATGGCAATACCTTGGAAGCCGCAGCGACTGAAGTTCGCAGCGAAGTCATGAGCGTGAGTGTGCCGGCTGGCGGTGGCACTCCCCAGGTACAAGTCCAGGGCGTAGGCACTGTCAGCATGTCACAGATTCTTGAAATCAGCTAA
- the flgE gene encoding flagellar hook protein FlgE, with protein MSFRIALSGLNAASSHLDVTAHNIANVNTSGFKGSRVAFADVYATSNNDVTKTTPGAGVRLNTITQEFSQGNVDFTDNNLDLAISGEGFFTMKGSSGVSYTRAGSFSVDRDGFVVNNNLERLQVFPPSGDGSFSTGSLSDLELQVSENAPAATSRAEIGVNLPANAPVPTATPFDPTLATSYNHATSLTVYDSLGTQHTATLYFVKDAAPNTWNQQLYVDNNPVGGFNPVSFSNAGELQVPASGLITYPSYDPGSGAADIDLSFDFTATTQYGEEFGVNNLQQDGFTTGRLTGIEVDTTGIISARFTNGQSKQLGRVAMASFSNPNGLQQQGDTSWAETFASGGARVGEAGSSNFGLLQSGALESSNVDLTAQLVEMITAQRNFQANTQMIQTADAVTQAIINIR; from the coding sequence ATGAGCTTTCGTATTGCACTGAGTGGATTAAACGCCGCATCATCTCATCTCGATGTAACCGCACACAATATCGCCAACGTGAATACGTCTGGTTTTAAAGGGTCGCGGGTGGCATTCGCAGATGTATACGCCACATCCAATAACGATGTCACCAAGACCACGCCGGGCGCTGGTGTACGTTTAAATACGATTACCCAAGAGTTTTCCCAGGGTAATGTCGACTTCACCGATAACAATTTAGACCTTGCGATTTCGGGTGAAGGTTTCTTCACCATGAAAGGGTCTAGCGGTGTAAGTTACACCCGCGCAGGTTCTTTTAGTGTCGATCGCGATGGCTTTGTTGTGAACAATAATTTAGAGCGTTTGCAGGTGTTTCCCCCCTCTGGGGATGGCAGCTTCTCTACTGGCTCTTTAAGTGATTTGGAATTGCAGGTCTCGGAAAATGCGCCGGCTGCCACCTCACGTGCTGAGATCGGTGTGAACTTGCCCGCCAATGCCCCAGTGCCAACCGCAACGCCATTCGATCCAACACTGGCAACAAGCTATAACCACGCAACGTCGCTTACGGTATACGATTCCCTGGGTACTCAACATACCGCGACCTTGTATTTTGTGAAGGACGCGGCTCCCAATACCTGGAATCAACAGCTGTATGTCGATAATAACCCTGTCGGCGGTTTTAATCCGGTGAGCTTTAGTAATGCCGGCGAATTGCAAGTTCCAGCCTCAGGTCTAATTACCTACCCTTCCTATGATCCAGGTAGTGGGGCCGCTGATATTGACTTGAGCTTTGATTTTACGGCGACCACGCAATACGGTGAAGAATTTGGTGTGAATAACTTGCAGCAAGACGGTTTTACCACCGGGCGCTTAACGGGTATTGAAGTGGATACCACCGGCATCATATCTGCTCGGTTTACCAATGGTCAGTCGAAACAACTCGGTAGAGTGGCTATGGCGAGCTTTTCTAACCCCAACGGTTTGCAGCAACAGGGTGATACCTCATGGGCGGAAACCTTTGCCTCCGGCGGCGCTCGTGTGGGTGAGGCGGGTTCTTCGAATTTCGGTTTGCTGCAGTCAGGCGCACTGGAAAGCTCCAATGTTGATCTGACCGCCCAGCTGGTTGAAATGATTACAGCGCAGCGCAACTTCCAGGCGAATACCCAGATGATCCAGACCGCTGATGCGGTAACGCAGGCCATTATTAATATCCGATAG
- a CDS encoding flagellar basal body rod protein FlgF, which translates to MDKLLYIGMMGAKNTQQAQATNANNLANVSTAGFRGDFQNLLSRQVAGPGMETRFNSVLEGQASDFSAGAVTTTGRDLDIAIRGDKGWFAVQANDGSEAYSRRGDFHISADGMLLNGAGQPVMGDGGPVAIPEHESLMIGDDGTVSIVPLGQGPESVATVDRIRLVDAAPADLAKGEDGLMRMRNGGVAETSSEIRIIAGSLESSNVNTVDAMVTMIALARQFEMQVKVMSAADSMAETGSRMLRLE; encoded by the coding sequence ATGGATAAGTTACTTTACATAGGCATGATGGGTGCTAAAAACACCCAGCAAGCGCAGGCTACTAACGCCAATAATCTGGCGAACGTGAGCACGGCGGGCTTTCGTGGTGACTTTCAAAATTTACTTTCCCGTCAGGTTGCCGGCCCCGGTATGGAAACTCGATTTAATTCGGTTCTTGAAGGTCAGGCAAGTGACTTCTCTGCCGGTGCAGTGACTACCACAGGACGTGATTTGGACATTGCTATTCGTGGTGATAAGGGCTGGTTTGCAGTGCAGGCCAACGATGGTAGCGAAGCCTATTCTCGCCGTGGAGATTTTCATATTAGCGCAGATGGCATGTTGTTGAACGGCGCAGGCCAGCCGGTGATGGGGGACGGTGGCCCAGTCGCTATTCCCGAGCACGAAAGTTTGATGATCGGTGATGACGGCACGGTATCGATTGTGCCGCTGGGGCAGGGGCCAGAATCCGTTGCCACGGTTGATCGAATTCGCTTAGTCGATGCCGCGCCAGCGGATCTTGCAAAAGGTGAGGACGGCTTGATGCGAATGCGAAATGGTGGTGTTGCAGAAACGTCGTCGGAAATTCGAATCATCGCCGGTAGTTTAGAGTCGTCGAATGTAAATACCGTCGATGCCATGGTCACTATGATCGCCTTGGCCAGGCAATTTGAAATGCAGGTCAAGGTCATGAGTGCAGCTGACTCAATGGCAGAAACAGGCAGCCGTATGCTGCGTTTGGAATAA